The genomic window TGCGGCTTTGCATGCTCTGAGCCAAAAAGCTCACCACGTAGGACTCCTGAACAGCAGATGCTTCTTGGTTCTTGCCATGAATCTTCAATTCAAAAgtgtgaaaaataattttgcatGCTCTCTTTTCAGAGGCTTCAATGAAGTTCTCAATGGGCTTGCGGATGATGGATGGTCCGTGATCGAGAGCGATGGCATCGACGATGTTTGCATCTCTGTCAATTCATCCAAAGTGACCGGTTGCAATGCAACATTCAGCAGTGGACTCACTATTGTCAGTACCGGTGTTCTTTGTGCCAAGGCATCCATGCTGTTGCAGGTTAGCTTCACTATGAAACTAGAATTagtactttctttttgtttgttttgtaatTGCCAATATTTTTCATACAATATTTCTTCTGCTGTTTGCTAGGATGTCTCTCCTCCATCACTACTGCAATTTTTGCGCGAACACCAGTCACAATGGGCCGACGATGAAACCAAACTTCTGCAATTTACCCATGTCTCGTCTTGGAGGATTCAGTGGTCAGGTCATACTTCCTTTAGCACACACTTTTGAACCTGCAGAGGTAAGTCCATCTTCTACTGTCTGTCGGTTACAAAAAAGGTCCTGTCCAATTCTGTTTTCCTGCTCGATGTTTTGGTGCAACCATCTACTGTTTCAGTTCCTGGAagttatcaagctaggaaaCACCAGAAACTACCAAGATACACTGGTGCACCGTGATCTGTTCCTCTTGCAGGTGACTTCTTGATTCATGAAACTTATCACCAGTTGAagaatcattttcttttttcctctgtAAAACTTGTGTTCTTGGCCTGATTGCAATGGCAGATGTACAATGGAGTAGAGGAGAGCAGTGCAGGAACATGTTCAGAGCTAATCTTTGCACCCATCGATGCATCGTTCAGTGATGATTCTCCGCTGCTGCCTTCCGGTTTCTACATCATCCCTATCGATTCTCCTCTGTAAGTAAATCTCACACAATTAGATAATACACTAGCATTTCGAAtcaaattttctaaaatttttatgctataaaaaacataattcttctggattttctttccTTGCAAATGTTAGGACACATCTAGCTCGAACTGCATGCTGGATCTCGCTTCCATGCTCGAAGCAGCGACGCCATGGAGCAGGATCAGCGGCATCAATAGCAGCGGCTGTGCTGCTGCGGCGAGCTCCAAGGCGGTGATGACGATCGCGTTCCAGTTCGCGTTCGAGAGCCACCTGCAGGGCAGCGTGCCCGCCATGGCGCAGCAGTACATGTGCAGCATCATCTCATCGGTGCAGAGGATTGCCGTGGTGCTCTCATCCTCCCGCCTCGTCCCTCCCGGCGTTGCCGCCGCCACGCAGCACGCGCCGGCGACTCGGTGCTGCCCAGATGGATTTGCCAGAGCTATAGGTTTGTGGCTTCGCAGCTGCTTGTAATACAGTTCATATctgtaagatttttttaaaaaaaacagttcgCTTTTCAGAACTCATGATGCTTTGCTTATGCAGATTTCATTTTGGAGCTGAACTCATCAAATCTGCAGATGCCAACAGCAGCAGTGAATCGGTTCTGAAAGCAGTTTGGCATCATCCCAGTGCCATACTCTACTGCTCTCTCAAGGTTTCTTCAgcctctatttttctttttttgattaAGATACAGATTTTACCTAGATTTTTATAAATACGTTTTTTTAAACTGTTGAACTGTATATTTCGAacgaaaaaaatttatatagaagctttaattataagataaatctatttttcaattttaaaataattaaacctTAATTAGTGAGATgttaatgattttctcgtttTACCTGTCCGAACTTAATCTTTTATCTTAAACTCGAATGGGGCCAGTACTCAATACTGTTATGCATGGAGGATTGTTTGTTATCTCAATTTATTTCAGGGACTTTTGAATCTTTCGTGCAGCTTGACTGAAATTTTGTTGACACAAATTCACCTTAAAGTTGACAGTGTTGCACACCATTAACCATTTGATTTTTCATGTAGGTGATGCCAGTGTTCACGTTTGCAAACCGaagacggaggcggcgccagGCACAAGATGGCGGAGGAGGTGAACAAATCTATGATCATCAGGAAAATCAATCAAATTTATGTTACCTAATCTATCCAACAAGTGAACAAATTGGAGGCAGCTAAGACTATATAAGAAATTGAAAAGCACGGCCATACTCTTTTGACTAAGTTTCGAAGTCAGGCTTGCAAGGATAGACTAAAGCTCTTATATCAGTCTTTCTTCTCTTAGCAAATTCTCATTGCTAGATCTCAGATCATCTTGCAAACCTCTTATATCATTTATATCATTTTCCATATGCAAATCTGTGGTTCATCTCTAAATTGTAATGACTGGGTAAGCTCTCTGGTCCTCCCATGTCCTTGACAATAACAGTAATATCCTTCTACTTTTCAACTTATCTTCATTCTCATAGGTAAGTCTTGTAATTCATCTTCTATTTGTGCTAGCCTTGATGTTAAGTCTGCATTTATAACGGTACTCTCTTGAGTTTCTAAACTAATCTTAAATTTTTTGCGTCATGTTCTATAAACTGTAATTGTATCGCAAGCATCTTCACATCTTCCCCAAGCTACATCAGTGGGTTCCTTATATATATTTCACTTGCACTGAGTTATTTGGAAGAAGGTTCTTTCTATCATTTTTGTACAATTTTACTAAGGTTTGTGTTTCCATGTTCCTCTCATGAATTTTCCCACTCATTAACTATGTCTTCTTTGATCTTACTGAAGAAACATTCCAGGATATTCAAAGATGCGGAATGTATCCACAGACTATGGGAGCCTGAGCATTTTTGTCTTTCCAAGAATCGACCTATACTCTATTGAATATGGCCTTTTAGTATGGCAGCTGCTCATCATGGTGCTAACCCCACGTCCATAGcaattcatttttcattttattcTGGCTCATAGTATGAACTTGAAGCGATTTGTACCAGTAAATTATGACGTGCATAGAAACAATGTACTTATTCTCAGACGGTGAAACTGAAGAGCTTGAGTAGAATTACTTCACATGTGAAAGCGAGTACTCATTGTCCTATAGCTGTAATCATATtgtttgccttttctttttaagaagagtgttgtttggtttgttAGATGAACTTCCAGGCGGCGCGCAAAGGCGCGCCCCTAGCTCTAgttaagaaaaaagaaggaatttCTTTTGCTGTTTTCGGTGGTTTTTGCGTGTTACACGATGCTACTGAATATTGCTCAGATTGGCACCAAGGAATGAATTAGTTGCCAAAAATTAACTGTCGCATTGTAAAATGTTTTGTCTTTGTCTGAAATCTGAAGAGTTGGCATTTCTTGACTCACAGTACGAAGGTGGCAGAAGACCAAGCATCCGTAACACCTTCACACATCAGCACCTAGGCATGTTAACTACATCTCTGTTCACCTTTGCCTGCTAGCTGTGCTCTGTACAGAATTATGTTAATCAAGTTCAATTAGGTGTATTTGTATATCTACAAGTATAAAATTTGTCCTATTTAGCAACGAAAAACACTTCAACAATGTATGGCAGAAACTAACAAGCTGAATACACAATGACACATATGATATCATAGCAGTATCTGAAAAagatgttagtgatatgccctagaggcaatcatagagatgattgtatttcatactatgtttacatatttatccgatattgtttcttgaaatagataactcattattggttaataaatatgtgattctttcatgagactctttatgttgtttgttactatttctaaaggatccctgatcaaatatcatatgtggaacaaatatgtttatatgatcagcacatgtattaattgaggATCATGTCTTATGGATCATGGTAtggagataccaaattaataatgtggacacaggttggtgaacatgttgttggatagatccaacatgagacactgcaagagccatatgtgttgtgtcattagtgatctcatttagtgttggtgttgaattcttagacctgagattatcatggttcccaacatgtgtagtagcttacttagggactgctaaacgctactctgTAATTggatagttataaaagtagttttcgggcatgctatgaaacatgtagtgggatatgaatgatcaagatgggatttgcccctcctatggagagatatctctgggcccctcgatgttgtagattatgaaagtgcatggccatgccaaaggtgattgaggagtcaatcacaagttatataatctatcaacatgtttgagtgaatgattgagctattagaggatggcacatatctagccttgagcttaatcaatatcgtgaggcaaaggggttcatacaagtatatactagaggttcagccgatatgatctttatgtatgcccggtgggtcaatacgttctgctaggggccgctgttgacgcgtggaccgaaaaggagttttcgggttacagccgagtatacatgaacctacagggtcgcccGCTTAATGGGCtagaataaggggattggatggagatccaatattagcttaattcggatagagatccgaataggagtcctacgggccttggaggcccgagtgatggatcctatatattcgtgaggggtgtgaccggcggaggtattgcatcaTGTGAGAAACCCTATCCGTcgcttccctccccgagcaaaaccctagccgcgcgcgggtgctagcacatctgcgcgtggcgttccgtccctgtacgtgtggataccggtagaggtgccgttggtttgcggtgctgatcggcgtgggaatacggcgaggagaacgcacgaggaggagaaggtcgagccggtgcgatcgactacttcctctacattgacgcgcgctacttcgcgagaattctttcgacttcttagcgcctttttccgctgcgcagcgcgtcgagtggtaacgatctatgatctaatatttgcatggttcctggtttacgcgatagaaaattttgatttatgctatcgtagcttacgcgtatcccaacaaaacaaacatgtatatatgtctATTATTGTCTGAAATATGACAAATAGTCTATCATGTGGTTGTCCTTGTTGATAATTCTTCTATGCAACTAGACCATCCTGTCTTTTGCCAATGGTCATAGCTTTGTTATGAGAAAGATTTTACTCTTCCTATGATAGCTTAGCGAGTATCTAGACCTATCAAGTTTATGTCGTCAAACAAATTTAGTTCATTTATTCCAGAATGTATAGATCCTATCAGTTGAACCTACTCGCAGGGATTATTCCTGTTGTCAGTTCACTCATATAGTTATATAATAAGTCTAACTCACACCTTTTGACATAGTTAGATAGGTTCAAGAAATAGAATATTGGCTATACAATGTACCATGCAATTTTCTGAGCAAGTCTGATACAGCTTCATAAAAATATGGTCCATTTTATTcctcagagaaaaaaaaagtcttctCATTTTACTATGAATATTCCTTGAGGCCTTGAAGTTAGTTATTACTGTGCCAATGTTGAAATGTTCAGTATATTTGGTGAATCATGATGCTCAATTTCTCTGCAAACCATGGTTTCTGAATTCTTCTCTGAGCACTACTATGGTTGAGACAGGTTAAATGTGATGTAGGAGTACTTCAGCTTTTACTATTTCATAAGTTCAAAATATAAATTGATCATTCCAGTGAAGCATCCTACTATGCTATTCTCAGATGTACACTACAAAAGTTCAATCGCGACTCCACTTCAAACTGAGATTATCACTGAAGAATGAAAAGCAAATGCTCTCTTTAGCTATCTTTTCTGAAATAGAAATGTGTCCTTTGATTGAATTATAATCTTATGTAACATTTTGAAACCTCCAGTCTGGCAGCATCATCTCTCTAAAGCTAACGAATTTAATTCACTATTCCATTCCATTAATCTGGTTTCACTTTTTTACACTGAATCACTGATGTTGTTAATAATCTTCAGCAAAAAGAGATATTCTACAGCTCTGTAATTTATCTCTGCCTGTTGGTAGCACTCTGAAGAATAGCCTGAGTTTATCACCCATCATTAACTCTCTCCGTTCCCCGTCTTCGTTGATGCTGCTATATTGAAATTGCATTTTGATATTGGTTCTTTGACAACTGTGGAGCAGATAGCAAATTACCAAGAAAAGGGCAGCTCATTCCAGATACGGTGGATCGGTGACACTATAGAGCCCATTCCAGATATCATAACTAATGCCATGGCAGAGGTAGATATCATACCTCTTAATATAATAAACACCAGTTGTGCAGCTTCAGAAATTTATATTGCAGTTTGTCaagaaaatagttaaatttctaATTGAGAAAAGAAGTTTTGCATTGCATGGCACACAGTTCTTATGCTTCAATGTAAATGATTCAGTCAAGCTAGCTGTGCATCTTCCTATAGTTCATTTTCAAATAAACATTGTTCTTTGATGGGTCTATTGTAAATGCAGAGAACACATGCTTTATTCAAATAAACAAGATAAATCAGGTCATTCCTAAATAAGATTATTTTTGGGCTAAAATTTATTGAGTTTAGTTCAAACTAGATGATGTAGACCGAAATAAACCATTTGCAATTTATAGATGATGTGTGCAGTGTGCATGAATCTTAGGAGGTAGAGTTTCTCACTACTGTCATTGAGAGCTGAATATGCTTGAATAACTGCTTCAAATGAGGAAACAGACTTGCTGATTAATAAGACAGTAGCACACGTGGATGGTAGAACCATGCTCATGTCAGTATTCGTTACTGTGAGCGTAATGGTATATTAAGTCCTACcattttactctcttttttttcatgttgctTTCTCTGTGAACATAACAATATATTATGTTATAGCTGCTTTACCCAATTTGTTTTATATGAGAAGTTCGTTCATTCACTGTGAGCATCAAGGCGTAAAAGATCATGCATCTACATGATGAGTCGTATTAGGGGTGCATATAAATACAACACCTATATCGATATGACGTGCACTCTATACCAGGACCGGATGTATTTTGTTCCCATGAATCCGATGGATGAGGATGAGAATGACTGGGCTGTGGTTTTATTGAGTTGGCATGGCGACAGACAATTTCTATGAAATGATCTGCAATTCATATGAAATTATTCTTTGGGCCTCAATGTTGACTTATATGGTTATATTTGTTGTAATCATGTTGGCAGTCTACTTACCATTTTGGAGCATTTTAATGAACACAATATATTGGAGtatttttaaaatgaaattCCCGAGTTTAGGCCACTCTGCTAAGAACACTAGGCCATTCACCGTAATGGCGTGGCAAAGCCATGCCAAGTTTTCTAGTGATTGTACTATGGGAGGAACACATGGTGAATTTCTTGGTCACTTTCATGTAAGAGGTGATGGACAAAATTTGTGTGATTAACCAAAACAATTTTTGCATTTAAAATAGGTAATTGTATCATAATACTAATGATAATCAAGACGGTTTTAAAATACTATTGCATATTTACTTACAGTGTTGTAGTGGTCACAAAGTATGTGATCTCGCTTCAAAATATGTGGAGTCATGTGGAGACTGGTCGTGTGACACATGGATGATATATAGCGCGTTGACTCTTGAGTGAAAAATTTTATTacaattgacttttttttatctcaaacaaatattaaagTGAAAGTTTTGGTGATTATGATGTCaacaatataaaatatatcacttgTCTGGGAAGTATACGtgtatcttaattttttttgggcatttaactatttgtcacttttaagatgtggcaaaaaaaaattgtcacttgctgtctatgacatgtgggccacccTGCGTTTATGACATATAGGCTTAGTGACAAATTCTTTTTATCACTTGTAAGAttggtaaatagttaattattcttttttttcagcaAAAATCAACTTGGTGGACCAGCAAAAATCAACTTGGTGGATTAGCACAATTACAATTACAAAGAAACTTACCGCACCTAAACTTGGTATATTGCTCTCTCGTTCCGAAACTACCGAGGAGAGCCAAAATCTCTCGTTTActctctctcttgctctctCGTTTCTTCTCCCCCATCTCATTTACTCCTCtcttggttggagggagtttttagttGGGATTAGGAGTTTatagggatgaggctattaagtgtcTTGTTTGGTTAGGagacatgagaattttggtgaGATGGAGATGAgaaattgaggaaggaactccctccttttcaatacctgggtaggggtaGGTAATTGGGAGgaaattcctcctttactttgtctaagcaaatctcgACCATCCGTTAttattaatgatctaatctccaactaaactccctatcaatttccatcacctctaccaaacaagatattgggattaaaaatcaaattctcatcttaatctcatcatcaattccctcctgtaaactcccaatcctcttccctcgagttaccaaacaagccgctcgtttactctctccattcctcTCCCTTCTCACGCTCGCCCTCACCAGCTCTCCGTCGTTCCGCCTCCCGTTGACCGGCGCTCCTCCACATCTCCTCTCCATGCTCGCATGGatccgccgtcggcggcgacggcaggggTGGATCCACCGAGCTCCATCATTTGTCCGCCCCCGCTCGCGCCGATCCACCGCCTCTCGCGTCGGCAGCGACGGGAGGGGTGGATCCGGCGACCTCCGTCGTCTCTCCGCCCCCGCTGACGCCgatccgccgcctctcccgtggatccgccgtcgacggcgaaggGAGGGGTTGATCCGGCGACCTTCGTCGTCTCTCCACCCCCGCTCGCGCCGATCCGCTCGGGCTCGTCGTCGCGTCGTTTGTAGGCTGCTTCTTCACGTCCGTCGCCTCTCTCATCATCTCCAAGCTGCATTCGCCGTCGGCAGCGACGTGATGGGCGGATCCAGCTCATCCCTTCAGTCCCAACTCTGTCTGGTGAGCAGCCGATCTGCGACGTTTAGATCTTTGCTGGTTCTTTTGCGGTGATCGGTGACGGTGAGGGATATCTTTTGGTTCTTGGTTCTTGCAGGGTGTCCGGGAAGAgaccggcggcggggagggccagaatggcggcggtggtgagggcggaggcggtggacgcATCCATCAGCCCAACGATGAGGGCGCTCCGGTCGTCCAAGAACATGGCAATCACAGACCAGGCCACGACGTTGCGGCAGGCCGGCGAGCCGGTCATCGGCCTCGCTGCAGGGGAGCCCGACTTCAACACACCGGCCTCGCTACCGAGGTAGGTGCCTTCTCTTGCTCCCGAGAGAAAATTTAATCCTATCGAAATCATGATATCTGTATCCAAGTTGTGTGTTGTAAGGATTGAATTGATTCACATTTCTACCATTCTTAATTGTACTCTAATTCATGCACTAAGTCCACAAAAGCTCAAATGTTTGTTTGTGTATAACTTGAATTGGCCGATTTTGGCACTTGCAGTGCAGCAAACATCTAAGTAAGCAATACCTAGGTGTCAGAGTACTTGTGTTATTTCTTATACTGACAACctataaaaacacacacacacacaggcAACTTGTATGCTAACTTCTAGGaaagaatattttgttttacTTACTTGCTCCCTCTTGTTATACATGTGatgaatcctttttttttatacatgtCGCGAAGCAGACGGAGTTGGGTTTAGATCTTTGCTGGTTCTTTTGCGGTGATCGGTGACGGTGAGGGACGGCGCCCTCCCTGGTTGTGGGACCATGCAGAGGGAGACAGGAGGTATTGAACCCGAACCTATCTTGGGCCATATGGTTGCGGTCGAAGATTATATTTCttgcggttttcttcctccaccttctgaatttcttcttctcgtTTTGAACTTCTATGGCCTTTCTTTGCTTCACTTGAATCCCAATTCCATCGCGTTCCTTAGCATTTTCTCTtatctttgcgaggcctacattggggtagagcccttCCTTGATATCTTCCGCTTTTCCTatgagttgcgctggatggaacccaacagggtatctggatgTGTTGGGTTCCGACTTCGAGATcgcctgaagtcgcgttacaTCCCCTTCCGGTGCCCCTCTTTTCGtagcaaatggcgggcgagATGGTTCTATCTTTAGATAGAAAACTCGGATCCCGTCCTTGTTGTCCCTGAAGAGCAGCCAGACAAAATCCCAGAGtggaccgccaaacccgccCTGACTCCCTCCCTCTAGTCTTTCATCGACatcatcgatgacctccgaacacgggggttgtcggggtaCGAAGTCGACTTCGTAGGTAGGCAGATCCAACCGCTCCAGGCCCACGCCCATGCGGCCTTTGACTACTCTGGGCCAGAGGACgtgacccgggtttctcctcaggGTATTTTTTCTTGCATTTCGAATTTTACTTCGAGTACGTCTGTTTCTCCTGGCTTATCGAGTTCTCGTCCTCGATTTACAGGTCTGGACAGCGACACCGTGGGACGCCTTGTcggccaggtgatgatcagcGCTCCCTCAACGGCGAGCGACATCCCGGTCCCCCTTTGTGAGAAGGGTCCGGCCGAACGCGTCGCTGCAATTAATGTAAGTGTAC from Oryza glaberrima chromosome 6, OglaRS2, whole genome shotgun sequence includes these protein-coding regions:
- the LOC127776135 gene encoding uncharacterized protein LOC127776135, giving the protein MLAWIRRRRRRQGWIHRAPSFVRPRSRRSTASRVGSDGRGGSGDLRRLSAPADADPPPLPWIRRRRRREGLIRRPSSSLHPRSRRSARARRRVVCRLLLHVRRLSHHLQAAFAVGSDVMGGSSSSLQSQLCLGVREETGGGEGQNGGGGEGGGGGRIHQPNDEGAPVVQEHGNHRPGHDVAAGRRAGHRPRCRGARLQHTGLATEVWTATPWDALSAR